A window of Mesotoga infera contains these coding sequences:
- a CDS encoding M23 family metallopeptidase: MKAKVLLSLCVAFFMVSAFGVGSIRYLVRPGDRLFNIIRDYNLRISTVLDLNCIDDPRNLEPGEFIYLPTGNGFFYEVQYGDSIDYIAKLFFALAEHLIAANNLSCNSVIYPGQRLFVPLESISVCSNANPGTQFTWPVYGKISSEFGWRKDPFTGVSTFHSGMDIAVQRDAPVFAAKEGTIIEAQENGGYGLNIVIQHYDGTKTRYAHLNHISVYVGQRVSRGELIGRVGETGRSTGPHLHFEIIDSRDQCRDPRSYLTGSNYMYVRRETDSLGVGGR, from the coding sequence ATGAAGGCTAAGGTTCTCTTGTCTCTTTGTGTTGCTTTCTTTATGGTAAGTGCTTTCGGAGTTGGATCTATAAGATATCTGGTTAGACCCGGAGATAGGCTTTTCAATATCATTAGGGATTACAATTTGAGGATCAGCACCGTGCTGGACTTGAACTGCATAGACGATCCTCGAAATCTTGAACCGGGTGAATTCATTTATCTCCCTACAGGAAACGGCTTCTTCTACGAGGTTCAGTACGGTGATTCCATCGATTATATTGCCAAACTCTTCTTTGCGCTTGCAGAACACCTAATTGCTGCGAACAACCTGAGTTGCAATTCAGTTATTTATCCCGGTCAGAGACTTTTTGTTCCGCTTGAATCAATAAGTGTTTGCAGTAACGCGAATCCCGGAACACAGTTTACCTGGCCAGTGTACGGGAAGATTTCTTCGGAGTTTGGTTGGCGGAAGGACCCGTTCACAGGAGTCTCTACCTTTCATTCAGGTATGGACATAGCAGTACAGAGAGATGCTCCCGTGTTTGCTGCAAAGGAAGGGACGATAATTGAGGCTCAGGAGAACGGCGGGTATGGGCTGAATATAGTAATTCAACACTATGACGGTACTAAAACGAGGTATGCTCACCTGAATCATATAAGTGTCTATGTTGGGCAAAGAGTTTCAAGGGGAGAGTTGATCGGTAGAGTGGGAGAGACGGGGAGGTCGACAGGACCTCATCTTCACTTTGAGATTATTGATTCGAGAGATCAATGTAGAGATCCAAGAAGCTATCTTACGGGGTCCAATTACATGTACGTTAGAAGAGAGACGGATAGCCTTGGCGTTGGGGGTAGATAG